The following coding sequences lie in one Treponema socranskii subsp. buccale genomic window:
- a CDS encoding DUF3737 family protein has product MEEIKQKFLTGERALFQAHDMKIIDTIFADGESPLKHASDIELDGCMFKWKYPLWYGKNITAKNCTWFETARAGVWYTDTVTVEDSVIEAPKNFRRCRNVRIVNADFPNAAETFWSCDGVVFENVRAKGDYFAMNSRNMKIDNFILDGNYPFDGAQNIEINNSKLISKDALWNAENIVVRNSFISGEYLGWNSKNLTFENCTIESLQGMCYIDNLIMKNCKLINTTLAFEYSSVDADITNTIDSVFNPSSGTIRAERIGKLIVEKDKVDPAKTKIICKE; this is encoded by the coding sequence ATGGAAGAAATCAAACAAAAATTTTTAACGGGCGAACGCGCACTGTTCCAAGCGCACGACATGAAAATCATAGACACGATTTTTGCCGACGGCGAATCGCCGCTGAAGCACGCGTCGGATATCGAACTTGACGGCTGTATGTTCAAATGGAAATATCCGCTGTGGTACGGTAAAAACATCACTGCAAAAAACTGCACGTGGTTTGAAACGGCGCGCGCGGGCGTATGGTACACGGATACTGTCACGGTCGAAGACAGCGTCATCGAAGCGCCTAAAAATTTCCGCAGATGTCGAAACGTACGCATCGTAAACGCGGACTTTCCGAACGCGGCGGAAACGTTTTGGTCGTGCGACGGCGTCGTATTTGAAAACGTCAGAGCAAAAGGTGACTACTTTGCAATGAACAGCCGGAACATGAAAATCGACAATTTCATCCTTGACGGAAACTATCCCTTCGACGGCGCGCAAAATATCGAAATCAATAATTCGAAACTCATTTCAAAAGATGCGCTGTGGAACGCCGAAAACATCGTCGTTCGCAATTCATTCATATCGGGCGAATATCTCGGCTGGAATTCGAAAAACTTGACGTTTGAAAACTGCACGATCGAAAGCTTGCAGGGTATGTGTTACATCGACAACCTCATCATGAAAAACTGCAAACTCATCAATACGACCCTCGCTTTCGAATACTCGTCCGTAGATGCCGACATAACGAATACGATAGACAGCGTCTTTAATCCTTCAAGCGGCACGATACGCGCCGAGCGCATCGGAAAGCTCATCGTCGAAAAAGATAAAGTCGATCCGGCAAAAACGAAAATTATCTGCAAGGAATAA